In Desulfomonilia bacterium, the genomic window ATTCTGCAACGCATGTCCGCAGTATGGAGGCCTCATGGGCTCCATGGACCCTGCAACATTCGGGAAACCGATGGGAAGCGAAGACTGCCTCTACCTCAACATATGGCGGCCAAAGACTGATGAAAACAATCTTCCCGTGCTCTTCTGGATACACGGCGGCGGAAACTTTTCAGGTCAGGCCGACATGACAATGTACTACGGCGCAAATTTCGCTGCGCATGAAAACATCGTATTCGTAAGCATTAACTACCGCGTCGGCGCAATGGGCTGGTTCACCCACCCGTCTCTCAGGGACGGCGACAAGATGGATTCATCCGGCAACTACGGGACGCTGGACATCATAAAAGCACTTGGCTGGGTAAAGAACAATATCGCCGCATTCGGCGGCGACCCCGGTAATGTCACCATAGACGGACAATCAGGAGGTGCGCAGAACGTCTTCTCCCTTCTGGCAAGTCCTCTTGCTGAAGGGCTCTTTTCAAAGGCCATAGCCCAGAGCGGAGGCCCCGGCTCGACCCCGCTTGTTGACGGTGATAAGGTATCATCAGCGGTACTTGAAAAGCTTTTCGAAAAGGATCATATCCCGGCAGGCGACCCGCGCCGTAACGACCCGGCCGCATATCTGCGCGGCATAGGCTGGCAGGACATCTACGCATGTCTGACCCCGGGTGTTGCGGGAATGCTGGGCGGCGGATGGTCGAGCATATTCGAGGACGGAACCGTCATACTCGACAACATATCCGACCGCATCAGCCGGGGCAGGTTCAGGCATGTCCCCATGATATTCGGCAGCACCCGTGACGAGGCCAAGATATTTCTGCCTCTCGTCGTCTCCAAGTTCAAGAATGGCGATGTACCGGTGGAGACGGCATTTTATAACCTCATCATGTCATTCGATCCCGACAACCCCGACCTGTCCCTTTCCGATGTTCTGAGCCCGATCTGGCTGGTGCTTTATGACCCGCTGGCCGATTTCGCTGACAAGCTGGCAATGAAGGCAAGCACTGACTCCATGTCCTGCAAGCTTGCCTCACAGCAGAAGGACCTGTATGTCTATGAATTCGCATGGGACGAGGAGCCTGCACCGCTAGATACCCTTATCGGCGCAGGTCACGCCATAGAGATACCGTTCGCCTTCGGCAACTTCGGCCGTTCGCCGGAGGACCTGTTCAGGTTCGCCTGGAGCAGTTCTAACCTGCCAGCTCGCCAGAAGTTGTCCGAGGCCATGATGAAATACTGGGCGCAGTTCGCCCGCACAGGAGACCCGAACACACCCGGCAGCTATCCATGGAAGCCGTGGTCTAACCTGATAGGCGGGTTCAAGCGGATCATACTGGATTCCGAACTGAACTGCTCGCCAGCGCCGACGCCGCCTGGCAGACCTTCAACAGGTCCGGGATCGGCAGAGCGCTACATCTGTGAAAACTTTGAAACCGTCAAAATCGAACAATCCGACGGAACCGCAGTCTGGTACTATGTGCCCGAAACACTGAAGCACGGCGACAGGGCGCCTGTCATCATCGTTCTTCATGGATTTTCGCAGACCGACCCTTCATGGAGCATGGGACAGATAAGGCATTATGTAAGGCAGGGTTCTATAGTCATCTTCCCGCAGTTCGGCCTAACGG contains:
- a CDS encoding alpha/beta fold hydrolase, whose product is MKNAAKTAFVLFVLAVIIYGCSNSSSGRSETEINSVSYTAAETGPLVRETQFGTVKGFEDEGTYVWLGVPYAMPPVGDLRWRSPRDPAPWTGIRETVGFCNACPQYGGLMGSMDPATFGKPMGSEDCLYLNIWRPKTDENNLPVLFWIHGGGNFSGQADMTMYYGANFAAHENIVFVSINYRVGAMGWFTHPSLRDGDKMDSSGNYGTLDIIKALGWVKNNIAAFGGDPGNVTIDGQSGGAQNVFSLLASPLAEGLFSKAIAQSGGPGSTPLVDGDKVSSAVLEKLFEKDHIPAGDPRRNDPAAYLRGIGWQDIYACLTPGVAGMLGGGWSSIFEDGTVILDNISDRISRGRFRHVPMIFGSTRDEAKIFLPLVVSKFKNGDVPVETAFYNLIMSFDPDNPDLSLSDVLSPIWLVLYDPLADFADKLAMKASTDSMSCKLASQQKDLYVYEFAWDEEPAPLDTLIGAGHAIEIPFAFGNFGRSPEDLFRFAWSSSNLPARQKLSEAMMKYWAQFARTGDPNTPGSYPWKPWSNLIGGFKRIILDSELNCSPAPTPPGRPSTGPGSAERYICENFETVKIEQSDGTAVWYYVPETLKHGDRAPVIIVLHGFSQTDPSWSMGQIRHYVRQGSIVIFPQFGLTGLGFFQDLDQNLMLSRAISLTETALTKLGNKADRSEVLLVGHSLGGLLALCWEADGGIKPRGIILQNPSVTNDRVPDFVQQKMTMLDFKTKATAVTCPVMLFSAEEDSFAPVTDTISAYNALINATSKILYMVHSDYHGKPGLTADHCGPLIIGCSIKPGSGECLFSQENAFDYRVYYAATDSMLDGMNEAAFDMGAWSDGIIVKPVETLKKDQTPVKAHGSQNK